TCCTTGTGAGCAAGATATACGCTATTGCCAGTTACACAAAACATGTTACATACTCTCCCTCTGCTGCCTGATTTCGCCTTAATGCCAGCCACAAGTTACTTGTATCCAAGAACTTAGTCAACGTCGCATCCGCTCACGCTTGTAGTCATACGCTTCATCCCAGTCGAGTTTGCCAAACAGGTCGAGCAGTCGTTCCCGCTCCCGCCGCGCGATGAACTCCTGCAAGGCTTTGTTGACGGTTTCCTTCCTGGTTTTCTCGCCACCGACCTGGAGCGCCTTTTTCAGTAGCTCGGGATCGATTGAAACGTACGTTGCCATTTTGTTGTGTTGTCCTCCACACATGAAACCAAACATGCCTTACGTAATGGTCAGCCCGTACCTGAAATTCCCAATCCAGATTGTTACTCGATAGCCTCACATGATAGCCCGCACCTCATCGGACCAGTCCCGCCAGATATCCATGTTGGTTTCGTCCGTCATGAGCGAGTCCGGCAGGGATTCCGGCGTTTTGAGGAAGCCGTAGATGGTCGCCTGGCGGATGATGTCTGAAGACGTATTCTGTCCGGCGATGTGCAGGATCTTGGTGTGCCACAGGACTGCCGTGCCGGCTGGACCGTGGCAATCGACGGGTCGGGTATCCCGCTTGATGCGCTGGATGACGGGATCGTTGTAGCCGGGTTTGCGTCCCGCCAGGTGTTCGTCCATATGCTTTGCGCCTTCGAGAAAGGCCTGCCACTGTTCGCGCCAGATCCGGCTGTGGCTTCCCGGCCAAACCGTGAAGCCGCCGGAATCGGGCGGCAGGTCGTCGAGATAGGCGGTCACCTGAAACCGGACGCGGCCGTAGCAGGCGCCGTCCGTGTGGGCGCCGCGGTAATCCGGACCGGGAGACGGGCTGCCCGGCAGGGTGCAGTACAGTCCGCGGGTCCCCTGTCCGGTGGACCACACCGGCCCCGTCCTGGGCAGGCGCAGCGCTTCTTCCGTAGTGAATGATCCCTTCTCGGGCCATTTCCCGGTCTCTTCGACCCCGTGGGTGGCCAGCCCGCCCACCACGTCGTCGGACATGAAGCACGGCCCGGTCGTCATGCCGGACTCATCCGCTCCGGCGGGCCAGACTACTGTGCCCTTTCCCAGCAATTGCTCGGCGACCTGCCAAAGGGCCCGGGGGGCCAGGTCGAGCATGAAGGGCTCGGTACCGTTACGGATATAGAAGCGGTGACCTTCGGTGAAGAAATAGGGGTCGCCGCCGATCTCGGGCCGCTTCGCTTTAAGTTGGCCACTTACTTCGTCGTTGAAATGCGCCCAGGTGGAGGGATCGTCGCGCTTCATGGCGGGATGGTGCGTTGTCACCGCATCCCACAGTGCTTCCCTGGCCTGCCGGCATAATTCGGGGTCGAGCACGGCGGGCAGCACGAGGAAACCGTCGCGCTTGAAGCGGGCGATCTGGTCGGTGGTGAGGAGCGGAACCTGCTTCACGCCCGGATTGGCTGGTGTTGGTCGCATAAGGTTTTTTACCTCCATCTACTTCCGTCATCCTCCTGAACCATGCTCTCCTCCACTTTCATCGCCTTCTCCGGCGCTACCGTGTTCACCGCCTCCTTCACCGTCTTCACGGTCTTCACCGCCTCCGTTATGTTCACCATCGCTTTCGCCACTGCTTCCATGCTCACCACCGGCCTCGCCGCCGTCGCCACCCGATCCATGTTCATCACCGCCTTCGCCACTGCTTCCATGCTCGCCTTCCCCTACCTCGGCGTGAGGCGTCCATCCGGTGAACGATTCTTCCGTCGCGGCCAGTGAGACCTCAGCGGTTTCGCCTGGTGCGAGATCGACCGGCATCGTGGGACCAAGTTCCGTACCGTTCGAAAGGTGGACTTCGACTCTGACCCCAGACAGCACGCTTTCCGTGGTATTCTGCACCGTTCCCACAAACGAATTGCTTCTGGCGTCGTAACGCAGGATGAGCCGGGCGCCTTTACGGATGACATCATAGGTCTCGTCCAGGGCTAAGGAAAGCCCCGATTCTTCCCCGTCGTTCGACTCGATCTCCAAGTTTTCGGCCCCGCCGTGCTCTGTACCCGATTCTTCGGACCCGCTGTGGTCCTCGCCGTCGCCCCGGTCGCTTGCGCACCCACTCAGTGCCCCCAGACCTATCATCGCGGCGAACCCTATCGCCGAGGTCCAGGCGATCAGCGTGCCAGTGAATGAACGAACAGTGGGTGCCAGACGCTCAAATACCCCCGTTCGCTCCGAACGCTCCATGTTCGCCATACTCGAAGCGCTTGCCATTCTCGACATGCGTGGTTTATCCATTGTCATTCGTCCTCTCCTCGATCACATGATCCCGCAGCATCGACGTGGCGCCGTCCGGCCGGAACGTACGGGGCTCCAGGTCGATCTCCTCCCCCGCGATCATCTTCCGGAGCAATTCGGCCACGCCGTCCACCGCCACGGGCGCCAGGGCCTCGCCCTTCTCCTTCGTCCCGTATTTGGCGGAACTCTCCATTTCCATGTCGGCTTCGTGCACCCGGTGGGGGAACAGGGCCATGGCCATGGAGGTCTCGTATTCGTCTGCATGGCCCGGCAGCCGGTTGTCGTCCATGTACTGGTAGACGACGTCGGCCGGATAGGTGTCCCAGTAGGAATTGAAACGCACGTTGACACCGAGCCGTTCCCGGAACGCGTCGATCCGGTTCATCATGGGGACTACATTGCCGCCGTGTCCGTTCAGGATGAGGATATTGGTCACGCCGCCCCGCTTGATGGCGTCGCACACGTCGTAGACGTACTCGGTGAAGATCTCCGCGCGCACGGTCAATGTGCCCCTGTGCTCCATCCAGTGCTCCGACACCCCGATGGCGATGGGCGACGCGACCACGACGTGTGGATAGAGCTTCAGCGCCGCGTTTTCCGCCATGTAGGCGACGCTGGCCGTGTCGTGGATCATTTCTAGGTGTTCCAGGTGCTGCTCCGTCGCGGCCGTGGGCACGATGGCCGCCTGGATAGTGCCGCCTTCGATCCCTTCCCTGAACTCCTTACGTGTCAGGTCTCCGATAAAAACACGCTTTCTCGACATGATGCAACTCCTGTGCTATGAGCTGGGTGCGGTGTGCGAATGACCGGATAACGGGATTTTAACGCTCCAGCGCCTGCTCGAGGTCCCGGATGATATCTTCGGCGTCTTCGAGTCCCACGGACATCCTGACGCGTTGGCCCTCGCGGTCTCCGGTGACGAGCGAACCCACGTCGCCCAGGCTCACCCAGGGCCGGCACAGGCGCACGCGGTCGAGGAATCGATCGATGGTTCCCTCGGCAATCTCGAAGCTTACCATCCCTCCGTAGCCTGTCCACTGCGCCCGCGCAACCTCGTGTCCGGGCGTGGAGGGAAGTCCGGGATACCAGGTCCGTCGTACTCGGGGGTGCGACTCCAGGAAGGCCGCCACGGCCCCGGCGTTCTCGACGTGCCGGTCCATGCGGATGGACAGCGTCTTGATCCCCCTGAGCAGGAGGAAGGCGTTTAGCGGGCTGAGTATGCCTCCGTAGGTGTTCCGCGTGCGTTTAACCTCTTCGCCGAGTTCGGGGTCACGGGTCGTTATGATCCCGGCCAGCGCGTCGCCGTGACCGCAGAGGTACTTGGTGGCACTGTGCAGCACTACGTCGGCTCCGAGATCCATCGGCCGGAACAGATGGGGGGACAGGAACGTGTTGTCGATTACGACCTTCGCGCCGGCCGCGTGGGCCTTGCGGATAACCGTGGGCGTGTCGATGATGTCCAGGGTGGGATTGGCCAGCGGTTCGAAGTAGACGACGTCCGTGGGTTTCTCGAGGGCCGTATCGAGCTGTTTCGGATCGCGCATGTCGATGATCTCGACATCGAACCCGAGCCTGGGGAGTTCCTCGGACATGAAGTGCCGGGTCCAGACATAGGTCGTCTGGTGGCTGACGATCCTGGAGCCCGCGCTGATGAGGGTCATCACGGCCTGGGTAACCGACGCCATGCCGCAGGCCGTGGCGATGCTGCGTCCCCCACCTTCCAAGGCGCACATCTTTTCCTCGAATGCCGAGAATGTGGGATTGCTTCCCCGGAGGTAGGCGCCGTCCACCGTGGTTGACTGGTAGATTGGCGTCGCCGACGTGTGCTCCGCCTCGCCCGCGTGGATGGACCGCGTGATGAATCCGTGCTCTTCGTTCATAGTTCTTTCCTTTACAGTCGCCGCTCGATGGACCCGTCCCGGCCGGTCCTCACCCTCGCGGCCTGCTGACCGGCCCGGCTGCGTTGGCCGCCTACAGTCGCCGCTCGATGGCCCGGACCATGCGGTCGATTTCCTCCCGGCTGTTATAGAAGTGGGTGGAAATCCGGAACACGGGCACGTCGTTGATGTGAAAGGCCACGGTCTCGATCTTCTCGTCGTCCCACATTTCCTGTCGGATCTTTTGAAGATCTGCACCCTCGATGGTAAAAGTGGTGATGAACCCGGACATCTCGGGGTCCCGTGGCGTCAGGAAGCGTACACCCCGGATGCGGCCGAGGCGTTCCCGCATGTAGTCGACCAGGCCGCGGCAGTAGGTCCGGATATGATCCCAGCCGATCTCCTGCTGGAAGTCGAGGGCCGTGTCCAATCCGATGAAGGGCGTTTGGTCCCGGGTGCCCATCATGTCGAACCGGCTGGCATTGGGGTTTGGGTGGGCGCTGGATCCCAGGATGAGCGGCTCGACCCGGTCGTGGGCGTCGTCCGATACGAAGAGCATGCCCGTGCCCTTGGGGGAAAGCGTCCACTTGTGGAGGCTGGACGCGTAGAAATGGGGATTCCATGCGTCCAGGTGCAGCGGCACCATGCTCACGGCATGCGCGCCGTCCACGACCACCCAGACGCCGCGGTCCCGTCCGATTTCGGTCAGTTCCTTCACAGGAGTGACCAACCCCGTAGACCAGTACACGTGGCCGAAGACCATGGCCGCCGTTTTTTCGTTCAGTCCGCTTTCAAACACATCAATAATCTGCTGCTGATCGGTGATCTCCATGGGGAGATGCACCCTTCGGACAGTCATGCCGTGCCGCTCGGCCACGTAGTCGAAACAGGCGTTGACCGCACCATACTCCTGGTCCGTCATCAGGATTTCGCCGCCCACCTTCCAGGTCACGCCCTGTGCGAAGACGCTGAGCGCCATGGTGGTGTTCTGGACCAGCGCGATACGCTCCGGCCGCGTGCCGACGAACCTCGCCAGCTTTTCTCGTGATTCTTCGACGATAGGCCAGTACTTCTGCTGGTGCTTCAACGGGTCGCTGTCGAAGGCCCGGATGGCCTCGGTCACGCGGTCCACCACCGGCTTGGGCGACGGACCGACCGAGCCGCCCTGGAGAAAGGCGATATCGGGTTCCAGGTAAAACTGGTCGCGGCGGATCCCCTTCCAGAATGCTTCGTCCGGAGGGGGCAGCGTGTCGGTCTGGACCGGGCCAGTTTCTTTGCTCATTCGGGTTCTCCCGTGGCTGTTACTGGTGCAAGGGCAACGTACAGGACGGCCGCGCGACTTTGCGGAACGCCCGGATCGTCTTACAGGACAGCCCGCGCGACCTTTCGGAACGCCCGGATCACGTCGTCCACGTCTTCATCGGTCAACTGGGCGGGCAGCGGCAAGATGCGTGCCCGGTCGAGCAGATCGTCGCTGCGCGGCAGCATGCCGGCACGGTATTCCATCGGGCTTTCGGCGTTGAACGGGCAGGTCCAGGGGCATCCTGCGGTCGTCACCGGTGCCTTATTCAGAAGGTTGGACATGTACCGGTACTGGTGAATGCCCCCGTGGGGCTCGCCGGCCGGGATGCCTTCCGCCCGTATTGCCGCGGTGAAACGGGCCGCCGCTTCCGCCGAGTCGTGGATCCAGGAGAAATAGGCGCCGCTGTCGCCTTCGGGATCCGCGATTCGTCGAAGCCGGATGCCCGGCGTCTTGCCGAGGGTCTCCCGCAGCCTGACCTGGTGGCGTTGCATGCCCTGCAGGATGGAAGGCAGTTTCTCCAGCTGCACGAGGCCCACCGCGCCGCGGAGTTCGTCCATGCGGACCCCCATGCCGAAGGTCTCGAACGCCGAGTCCTCTCCTGACGAGACGCCTTCGAGATCCCGTTCGAATCCCGTGTCGTGGAAGCAAACCGCCCGGCGGAAGACCTCGTCGTCGTCCGTCGTGACCATCCCGCCTTCGCCGGTGGTGAAGTTCTTGTTGTACTGCAGGCTGGTCGCACCCGCCGTGCCCATGGATCCCACGGGCCGGCCATCAATGCGCGCGCCCGCTGCCTGGGAGCAGTCCTCGAGCACGGGGATCCCATGCCGGTCCGCCACCTCCAGGATGGCGGGCATGTCGGCAACTGTTCCTGCCATGTGTACGGCGATGATAACCCGCGTGCGGGGCGTGATGTGGCGTTCGATGTCGCCGGGGTCGAGGTTCAGCGTCTCGTCGATGTCGGCGAGGACCGGTACGGCGCGCAGATGCACGACCGCGTTGACGTCGGCGATCCACATGAAGGCCGGCATGATGACTTCCGTGCCCGGACCCGCGTCGAGAGCGGCCAGGGCCACGGAAAGCGCCGTGCTCCCGCTGTGGGTGGCGAGGGCGAAACGCGTGCCCACGTACCGGGCGTAGGCCGCTTCGAACCGGTCGACCTTGCCGAGGGGCTCGATGCCGTAGTATCGGAAGGGTGAGCGGGCTTCGATGACTTCAATGGCGGCCCGTTTTTCTTCTTCCCCGTAAACCGCGCCACCGGGGATCAGCGGTGGCCAGTTTTCCGTGCGGACCGGAGTTCCGCCGTCGATTGCCAGGGATTCCGCCATGGTCGTCCTGATTCAACGATCGAGCTTACATCGTAAGTATGCGGAATGGTTGGAATGAGATGCAGGACTATAACAAGGCATGCCGCCCGGTTCAAGTACAATTTACCGTCGTTCGAGGCAGACTGCGAGGGCGGGTAGCAGTCGATTTGGACCGCCCGCCCGCCAGTCTTGCTCCTCGACCGGCCCCGTAACGTCCAGCCGGCCAGCTCGTCAACCAGTCCTGCTCGACAATCGGCCTGCCACGTCCAGCAGGCGATCCTTCCAGGCGACCCGGCCGAGCCAGTCGTCGGGGATGCCGCCAAGACCGTACAGCGCTCCGGCGAGTTGTCCCGTCACCGCGGCGACCGTGTCGGCGTCGTCGGCCAGGTTGGCCGCGACCAGCACGGCGCTGCGGAAATCGGAGGTGCGTGCCACCGACCAGAGGGCGGCTTCCATCGTGCTGGCGACGTAACCGCTCGAGCTGATCTCTTCCCGGGCTTTTCCTCGCCAGCTTCCGGCCAGGATCCGGGAGATCTCCGGCGCCCCGTCGAAGGATCTCGGCGCGAGAAGGTCCGCTTTCGCCTTTCCGGATATGGCATCCGCCAGCAGGGCCGCGAAGCCCCGGCAGGCATCCACCGCGGTTTCGGCTCCGTGCGTCGTCCGGGACTGTTCCGCCGCCGCTGCGTCGAGTATTGCGCGGTCGTCCCAGTAGCGCAGGGCGACGGGCGAAAGCCGCATCAGCGAGCCGTTTCCCGCGGAGTGCGGGTCAGTGGAGCCGGCGAGCGGATCGCCGGTTCGTTCATATCGGGTGAGGGCCGCGCGTGTGGTATTCCCGATGTCGAAGCAATGGCCGGTACAGGAGTATTCCCCTTTTCTCATCCAGCGGACGAACCGGTCCATCAGGTCCCGGACGTCGAGCATCCCGCAATTGGCAAGGCTTTCGGCCAGGGCCAGCGCCATCGTGGTGTCGTCGGTCCATTCGCCGGCGGCCAGACCGAAGGGACCGCCGCCCACCATGTCTTCCATGCGCTGCTGTGCGTCGCGGCGCTCGAACTCGAGCGTCGTGCCGACCGCGTCCCCCACCGCGAGACCCAGGAAGGCGCCGATCGCACGGTCCCGGATGCTTTCCGCGGTCGTCGAGGGCAGCACCGGTACCACCGTCTCGCACTGTTGTACGTGGCGCTCCTGGTCGCGCGTTTCCAGGGCATTCGGCGAACGGGCCTCTCGTACGCGGTCTATCGCATCGTCCGGACGTTCGCCGAACTCCACGAGCAAACGCGCGGCGACGGTCCCCGCACGGCCCAGGCCGCCTTTGCAGTGAACGAGCACGTCGAAGCCGAGCCGCAGGCGGTCCCGGATGGCCGCTCCCGCATGTACCCAGGCCTTTTCGAATTCCGCTCCAGGCGGCTGCCCGTCCGGTATGGGCAGGTGCCACCACTCCATGTGCCGGTCCGCGACCGCCAGGGAAAGGTCCTGCACCTCCAGGTCCCGGATTTCTTCCCTGGTGATCAGGCTGACGACCGCTGTAGCGCCCCACCTGCTGATCCGGTCGAGGTCCGGGTCAAGGTCGCGTTCCCAGTTCCCCGCGAGGCCCCAGGGGTATTTCTTGCCGGGGCACAGGGTGACGCCGATGCGGCCGTAGCCGTCCTTCGGACGTAACGAGTCGACGCGAATGGGGTGGGTCTCGCTTGTTTTTATTGTATTGGACATGTACCGCTTTCCTTTCGGCAATCATCGTGAAGGCGACCGTTTTACGTCTCCCCGTCGCCTGGACGTCCCGACGATAATCCGGCATACCTTCGACCGCAAGAAATATCCGTGTTTCCGATCCTGTTTGCAAACGTATTCAACCACGGCAGCGGCTTAGCAACGTGGTAGTACCCGCGCCCCGCACACGGCACCCATGCCCCGGCGGCATCTGGGCCCACACGGTGCACCTGCGCCCCGGTGTCAGCCACGCAACGTTTCCCTTGACAGCCGCCTTCACCGTTCCTATTTTGTGCGGCGTCAGGGGCTGTAGCTCAGCTGGGAGAGCGCATGAATGGCATTCATGAGGTCAGCGGTTCGATCCCGCTCAGCTCCACTACCCGATGGTGGCGACCTCATCCTTATTTGGCGGTCCCTGGTGGATTGACCGAGGTCCCAGCCAGTCCGGTCGTCGTATCGTTTTGTAGCAATCCATCATAAACAGTCGGTTACTCGTATACAGCGCGCACTATGCTCAGCACCATCTGCACAGTTAATCGCAGTATACCGACCAGCCGTTTACGCACCCTGGGCCGGCTGACGATCTTCCTGTCTTTACTGTGTGCGTCTCCCGCATGGCTTCAGGCGGGCCCCCTACATGCCGACGTTTCACCGACCGACGCTTCTTCACTTTCAGCGTCGGTTTTTGTTTATGTACCGTTCCATTCCCCGGATACGAGCGCGGCTTCGGCCACCGCAGCGGCGACTACCCCGGCCAACACCAACACCCCGTCCACGCCCACGGCCACTGAAGGCAATCAGGGGATCGTCGCGGAAACGGCGAAGGGGGATGAGGGGCTCGCATCCGGTTCCGCCGTCCCGGACGCGGTTTCTGTAGCGGACACCTACCTCGAAGAACAGTCCGGCACCGCCGGTTTTTCCCTGCTCGCCCCCTACCTGGATGAATTCGACCGCGTCGAGGCCCCCGAACCTCCGTGGCCCGATTTCGGCCGTTTCGACGTTCCCATCAGCTACAACGACCGGGTGAAAACGGCAATCCACGTCCTGCGGGGCGACGCTTCCGGTGTTTTCGCCGAATGGCTGGGCCGGACCAACCGCTACCGGGCCATGATCCAGTCGATACTCTCCAGGTCCGGATTGCCCGGCGACCTGGTCTACGTCGCCATGGTCGAAAGCGGCTTCGATCCCCGGGCGCGCTCCCGGGAAGGCGGGGCGGGCCTGTGGCAACTTTCTCCGGCGGACGCGGCACGCTACGGACTGACCCGGAACGATGAGATCGACGAGCGTTACGACCCGGAGAAGTCCACACGGGCGGCGGCGGCGAGGTTCAAGGACCTCTACCTGGAGCTGGGCAGTTGGGACCTCGTCCTGGCGGCCCATCATGCCGGGTCCGAACCCGTGCAGCGGGCGGGGAGCCTGAGTCTCTGGAACATGAGGCTGCCCGGCCGATCGATCCCCTTCGTCGCCTTCGTCATGGCATCGGCCATTATCTCCAAGTCGCCCGAAGTATACGGATTCGAACCCCTGGGCGGCCTTCCGGTGATCCACGAGGCCGTACCGGTGCAGCGTGCGATGTTACTGGAAGAAGTGGCAGAGGGTTTGAAGATCCAGGTCGAGAAGCTCCGAGAGCTGAATCCGGAATTGCGGCGCTGGAAGGCCGTGCCCGGATTCGATCTCAACGTGCCGCTGGGCACCAGGCGTACCTACGCCGCGTGGGCCGGCATCGAACCGCCCGGACCGGATCCATCCGAGATGACGTTTTACCGGGTCCGGCGCGGAGACACCCTGGGGCGGATTTCCCGCCGGTTCGGCGTGCGCACGGGGGATATCATCACCGAGAACAACATTCGACGCCCGAACCGGTTGCGGATCGGCCAGGTACTCGCCATACCTCTTTTCGGCTCATCGATCCGTTCGTCGAATCAGTCGATTGCCAATCGGAGGCCCAGAGACGTGCCGCCGCCCGATCCCGCGACCCATCAGGCCATCTCCTACCGGATCAGACGGGGCGATACGCTGGCGCGCATCAGCAGGAGATACGGCGTTTCGATGGCCAACCTGCAGGACTGGAACAAGCTGAACAATCCGGGAGACATCATCGCGGGCCGCAGCCTGACCATCTACGTTCCGCGCCCGAGCGGCACCGCGGGCGGCGGTTCGACGCAGACCGGCACGCCCGGGACGGGAAGCGGACCGAACCGCGGAGAGGGCGGAGCTGCGGCATCCGGTGCCATCATCTACACCGTAAAACCGGGTGACACCCTCTGGGATATAGCACGGGCCCACAATGTGACCGTGAGCGCACTGCGCAGGACGAACGGATTGGGCAGGCGCACCGCCATACATCCCGGAGACCGGCTTCGCATCGACCCTTCCGACTCCTAAAAGTCATTGACATTCTTATACTAACGTGATATTTTGGTCACGAATATTCGGGTCCGGAGGCGGTCCCGGATTGAACCCGATTTCGAATGTGACGCGGGATAGCGGAGCGTTGCCATGGCGCGAAAATCAGACTGGATTATCGGCGGCCTGCTCGGTGGCGGTGTGCTGGTTATCGTCATCGTCATGTTACTGCTTGTTGCCGGACCCATGCTGAGCAGCGACAGTTCCCTTTCCGGTATGGGCGGCGGCCGGGTCGCGCTGGTCGAAGTCCGAGGTACGATTACCCGGGGTGATGACACGGTCAGGCAGATCGTCAAGCACCGCGAGGACGATTCCGTGCGGGCCATCGTGCTACGCATCGACAGTCCCGGCGGCGCCGTAGCCCCCACGCAGGAGATCTTCGACGAACTGCGCAAGACCCGGGAAGCGGGCAAGATCATCGTGGCGTCCATGGGCAGCATAGCGGCATCGGGCGGATACTACATCGCCTGCGCAGCCGACTCCATCGTCGCCAACCCCGGCACGATCACAGGAAGCATCGGCGTGATCACCGTCGCACCGAACGCGGAAGATCTGCTCGAAAAGATCGGCATCGACTGGCAAGTCGTCAAAAGCGGCCGGCACAAGGACATAGGTTCGCTGAACCGCAGCATGACCGACGAGGAAATGGGGATCGTGCAGTCCGTAGTCGACGACGTATACGACCAGTTTGTCGGCGCGGTGGCCAGTTACAGGCCGCTTTCCCGCGAAGAGGTGGTCGAACGGGCGGACGGTCGGATATACACCGGAAACCAGGCACTGCCCCTGGGTCTCGTGGACCGCCTGGGTACCTACCAGGACGCGATCGCCCTGGCCGGCAGGATGTCCGGTCTATCGGAAAAGCCCAATGTGGTGCGGGAACGGCCCAAGACGTTTTTCGAACTGTTGTTGGATAACATGGAGACGATGACCGGTCTGTATTCACCGGGCATCGTCGAATACCGGTATCGATAATGCGGCAACATCTACGATCAAGGAGATTGGTATGACTAAGGCCGATATCGTGGCTCGCATCGCACAATCCACCGGGATGACCAAGGTGGACACCGCGGAAGTGCTGAACGCGTTGCTGGATTCGATCTCATCCGCGCTGGGCAGGGGCGAGAAGATCGAACTGCGTGGATTCGGCATCTTCAAGGTGAAGGAAAGGAAGGCGCGCGTCGCCCGCAATCCGAAAACCGGAACCGGGATCCGGATTCCACCGTGCGTGGTGCCGGTTTTCAAACCGTCAGACCATCTGAAAAACCGAGTACAGAAGGAAAACTAACCCAAGGGAGACAGACGTGCCGAGTGGTAAGAAACGCAAGCGGTCGAAGATCGCTACCCATAAGCGCAAGAAGCGCTTGCGGGCCGACAGGCATAAGAAGAAGTAAGATCGGCGGTCAACCGGCGGCCAGACGGCTGCCTTCGAGCCTTTGAAAGCAGCGGGTGTCCTCCTCGGGACGCTCCGCCGGTCCTGCGCCGTCCTGCCCCGAAGTCCTACCTCGCACCGGAAAAATCCTCGCCGATATAGAGATCCGTGAAGATCACGGTCTTGCCGCCGAATCGGTTGGTTTTGAGTCCCCTGAGCCACGGCTTGAAGAGGTGGTTCGCCATGGGATGGAAGACGAAGGCGGCCCCCGCCTCCTCGACCAGAATGCGTTCGGCCCGGCGGATGATTTCCGTCCGCCGTTCAGGATCCAGTTCCTGGTCCGCCGCGTCCAGCAACGCCTCGAATTCCGTGTGTTCGAAATCGTGGCGGCTGCGCCCGCGCGTTCCGGGGCGCCAGATCATGTCCAGCATGTTCTTGGGATCCCGGTAGTCCCCGAAGAAAGGTACCATCCCCAGGTCGATGTTCCAGTTGAACATGTAGTTGGTGAATACCGGGTAATCGGCGCTGCGGAACGTAATGCCGATGCCCAGGTGCTCCCGCAGCATGCCCTGGATCACCTCGGCAACCATCCGGATATCGGGTCTCGGCTGCCTCAGCCACATCTCCATCACCGGGAATCCGCGGCCTCCCGGATAACCCGCCTCTGCCAGCAACTTCCGCGCCTCTTCGGGATCGAAATCCTGGTAGGCTTTGTAGTCGTCATGGGCGTCGAAGGTGACCGGCAGCATGGAATAGGCGGGAACGGCGGCGCCGTGAAGGACTACGCGGCAGATCGTTTCCCGGTCGATGGCCCGGGCGATGGCGCGCCGGACCCGGGCGTCGTCAAAGGGCGGATTCCGTGTATTGAAGAAGATGTACCAGGTGCCGTCGGTCGGGTTGGAAACGAGTTCCGAGCTCAGTTCGGGATCGCGCTGTACACGGATCAACTCGTTGGCCTGTACCTCGGCGAATCCCACCTCGTCGTTTTCGTAGGGGAGCAGGTTGGCCGTGGACGGATGGCGGAAGACGCGGTGTATCTTGTCCACGTAACCCTTGATGGGGCCATCGTAATAGGGATTGAGCTCGAAATCCATGTGGCTGCCGTGCTTCCATTCCGTCAGCATGTAGCTCGAATTGGTCACGCAGTTCCCTTCTTCGGTCCACCGGGGTCCGTGCTTCTCCACCTGCCACCGGGGCACCGGCATGGAGGTGGGGACGGAGAGAATGAGTCCCAGGTACGGCGCAGGATGGGTGGTTTCGAAGGTCAGCGTATGGTCGTCGACGGCCCTGACGCCCAGCATTTCCGGGTCGGCGTTCTGGGTCTGGCTGTAGGTCGTCGCACCCACGATGTCGCTGTAGAACGCGGCGTATGGATTGGCCGTCTCGTAGGATAGGGACCTGCGGAAGGTATAGACGAAGTCGTGGGCGGTGACGGGCCGGCCGTCGCTCCACCTCCCTGTTTTGCGCAGATAGAAGGTCCAGGTCTTGCCGTCGGG
This sequence is a window from Gemmatimonadota bacterium. Protein-coding genes within it:
- a CDS encoding DegT/DnrJ/EryC1/StrS family aminotransferase codes for the protein MAESLAIDGGTPVRTENWPPLIPGGAVYGEEEKRAAIEVIEARSPFRYYGIEPLGKVDRFEAAYARYVGTRFALATHSGSTALSVALAALDAGPGTEVIMPAFMWIADVNAVVHLRAVPVLADIDETLNLDPGDIERHITPRTRVIIAVHMAGTVADMPAILEVADRHGIPVLEDCSQAAGARIDGRPVGSMGTAGATSLQYNKNFTTGEGGMVTTDDDEVFRRAVCFHDTGFERDLEGVSSGEDSAFETFGMGVRMDELRGAVGLVQLEKLPSILQGMQRHQVRLRETLGKTPGIRLRRIADPEGDSGAYFSWIHDSAEAAARFTAAIRAEGIPAGEPHGGIHQYRYMSNLLNKAPVTTAGCPWTCPFNAESPMEYRAGMLPRSDDLLDRARILPLPAQLTDEDVDDVIRAFRKVARAVL
- a CDS encoding phytanoyl-CoA dioxygenase family protein — translated: MRPTPANPGVKQVPLLTTDQIARFKRDGFLVLPAVLDPELCRQAREALWDAVTTHHPAMKRDDPSTWAHFNDEVSGQLKAKRPEIGGDPYFFTEGHRFYIRNGTEPFMLDLAPRALWQVAEQLLGKGTVVWPAGADESGMTTGPCFMSDDVVGGLATHGVEETGKWPEKGSFTTEEALRLPRTGPVWSTGQGTRGLYCTLPGSPSPGPDYRGAHTDGACYGRVRFQVTAYLDDLPPDSGGFTVWPGSHSRIWREQWQAFLEGAKHMDEHLAGRKPGYNDPVIQRIKRDTRPVDCHGPAGTAVLWHTKILHIAGQNTSSDIIRQATIYGFLKTPESLPDSLMTDETNMDIWRDWSDEVRAIM
- a CDS encoding type II toxin-antitoxin system VapB family antitoxin gives rise to the protein MATYVSIDPELLKKALQVGGEKTRKETVNKALQEFIARRERERLLDLFGKLDWDEAYDYKRERMRR
- a CDS encoding PLP-dependent aspartate aminotransferase family protein, translated to MNEEHGFITRSIHAGEAEHTSATPIYQSTTVDGAYLRGSNPTFSAFEEKMCALEGGGRSIATACGMASVTQAVMTLISAGSRIVSHQTTYVWTRHFMSEELPRLGFDVEIIDMRDPKQLDTALEKPTDVVYFEPLANPTLDIIDTPTVIRKAHAAGAKVVIDNTFLSPHLFRPMDLGADVVLHSATKYLCGHGDALAGIITTRDPELGEEVKRTRNTYGGILSPLNAFLLLRGIKTLSIRMDRHVENAGAVAAFLESHPRVRRTWYPGLPSTPGHEVARAQWTGYGGMVSFEIAEGTIDRFLDRVRLCRPWVSLGDVGSLVTGDREGQRVRMSVGLEDAEDIIRDLEQALER
- a CDS encoding aminotransferase class V-fold PLP-dependent enzyme: MSKETGPVQTDTLPPPDEAFWKGIRRDQFYLEPDIAFLQGGSVGPSPKPVVDRVTEAIRAFDSDPLKHQQKYWPIVEESREKLARFVGTRPERIALVQNTTMALSVFAQGVTWKVGGEILMTDQEYGAVNACFDYVAERHGMTVRRVHLPMEITDQQQIIDVFESGLNEKTAAMVFGHVYWSTGLVTPVKELTEIGRDRGVWVVVDGAHAVSMVPLHLDAWNPHFYASSLHKWTLSPKGTGMLFVSDDAHDRVEPLILGSSAHPNPNASRFDMMGTRDQTPFIGLDTALDFQQEIGWDHIRTYCRGLVDYMRERLGRIRGVRFLTPRDPEMSGFITTFTIEGADLQKIRQEMWDDEKIETVAFHINDVPVFRISTHFYNSREEIDRMVRAIERRL
- a CDS encoding creatininase family protein; this translates as MSRKRVFIGDLTRKEFREGIEGGTIQAAIVPTAATEQHLEHLEMIHDTASVAYMAENAALKLYPHVVVASPIAIGVSEHWMEHRGTLTVRAEIFTEYVYDVCDAIKRGGVTNILILNGHGGNVVPMMNRIDAFRERLGVNVRFNSYWDTYPADVVYQYMDDNRLPGHADEYETSMAMALFPHRVHEADMEMESSAKYGTKEKGEALAPVAVDGVAELLRKMIAGEEIDLEPRTFRPDGATSMLRDHVIEERTNDNG